In Aspergillus nidulans FGSC A4 chromosome IV, a single window of DNA contains:
- a CDS encoding uncharacterized protein (transcript_id=CADANIAT00000544), with amino-acid sequence MIHLFPESQRSQIAVRGLLHALSAGQPAYSYPLFTKQMTPLDTGIKNLRNPSNAGGFLDHSIDAAASMPPMYTYYLNGKSIYIPKIDNEIGVTLTRVVNAVNKSWVSRSKPGHTGTTQEKVGFSGQRSCTIALVLRTMKALELDVNSMPQRRPRLKSTLPARRCCRARRFHKTEVDRPKRFN; translated from the exons atgatacaTCTCTTTCCAGAGTCTCAGCGCAGCCAAATTGCGGTCCGTGGGCTCTTGCATGCATTATCAGCTGGTCAGCCTGCATATTCATACCCGTTGTTT ACAAAGCAGATGACACCGCTTGATACCGGTATCAAGAAC CTTCGCAATCCCTCCAACGCTGGCGGTTTTCTTGATCATTCTATagacgctgctgcttccaTGCCCCCAA TGTATACATATTATCTCAATGGAAAgtctatatatattcctAAGAT CGATAATGAAATCGGCGTGACCCTAACGAGGGTCGTCAATGCAGTTAACAAAAGTTGGGTATCCCGATCAAAACCTGGGCATACAGGAACT ACCCAGGAGAAGGTCGGCTTTTCTG GTCAAAGGTCATG TACCATCGCCTTGGTACTGCGGACCATGAAAGCGCTAGAACTGGATGTCAACTCGATGCCACAACGAAGACCGCGTCTCAAAAGCACACTGCCAGCTCGTCGATGCTGTCGAGCGCGCCGTTTCCACAAGACCGAGGTTGACAGGCCGAAACGGTTCAACTAA
- a CDS encoding TFIIIC subunit 6 family protein (transcript_id=CADANIAT00000546) — translation MSVLDPALLSTSPENGEDSEWEYEYDDTETETFFLNLDLTTNHGPLRPPRRRNDASASAPISAVNTANPTPAPSRPDDRDSAVVNPETDDAPSERVQVLGLHTRNPIISYQNQIFSGAWADQIGTELFFARPDTTSTEFNEPGNAPAEVTPLKHTKDFDLIAANSVKILGRKANLISSSSSAADQRDGLTPETSGLVYKPAHQSNQARFLERLKEVKRSKGETDTVRTVFSTSRRGPNLEDRLRGWVQTEEQLATIQQLNDRAVQGDYDAMIDLENIYTQLGSQNVGPSEELLGSTRLREILDKIDCRASQAVAVEKFEIVLDI, via the exons ATGTCGGTGCTCGATCCTGCGCTGCTCAGCACTTCGCCTGAAAATGGTGAGGATTCTGAGTGGGAATACGAATATGACGACACGGAAACAGAG ACTTTCTTTCTCAACCTCGACCTGACAACTAATCACGGACCCTTACGGCCGCCGCGCCGCCGTAATGATGCCTCCGCTTCAGCCCCAATCAGTGCAGTGAATACCGCTAATCCAACGCCGGCCCCTTCGCGCCCTGACGACCGAGACTCCGCCGTAGTCAATCCTGAAACCGACGACGCGCCCTCGGAACGCGTGCAAGTTCTGGGACTTCATACTCGCAACCCGATCATCTCCTACCAGAACCAAATCTTTAGTGGAGCGTGGGCAGATCAGATTGGCACGGAATTGTTCTTTGCGCGGCCTGACACGACTAGTACTGAATTCAACGAGCCCGGTAACGCGCCTGCGGAGGTCACTCCATTGAAACACACCAAGGATTTCGACCTCATTGCTGCCAATAGCGTCAAGATTCTTGGTCGAAAAGCCAATCTCatctcaagctcaagctcagcgGCAGACCAGCGGGATGGTTTGACACCAGAGACGTCAGGACTGGTGTACAAGCCAGCGCATCAATCGAACCAGGCCCGCTTCTTAGAGCGTCTAAAGGAGGTcaaaagaagcaaaggcGAGACGGATACGGTACGCACGGTGTTTAGCACGTCCAGAAGGGGTCCGAATCTCGAAGATCGACTACGCGGATGGGTACAGACGGAGGAACAGCTAGCTACGATTCAGCAGCTCAATGACCGAGCCGTTCAGGGCGACTATGATGCCATGATCGATCTGGAGAATATCTATACTCAACTTGGCAGCCAAAACGTTGGTCCGTCCGAAG AGCTGCTAGGATCAACAAGACTACGGGAGATTCTGGATAAGATCGACTGTCGTGCAAGCCAGGCAGTTGCTGTTGAGAAATTTGAGATAGTTCTCGATATATAG
- a CDS encoding uncharacterized protein (transcript_id=CADANIAT00000545) — protein MTSPAVTSTPRAPSVITPTFSQKDIYTALMAKSLDVADTTGTGTAAATTPTRSKASPSAFEYPPPPPPSPVESRSPNAF, from the coding sequence ATGACCTCCCCGGCCGTCACATCAACACCCCGGGCCCCGTCCGTGATTACACCCACCTTCAGCCAGAAAGACATCTATACGGCCCTGATGGCCAAATCCCTCGATGTCGCGGATACCACGGGCACCGGTACTGCTGCAGCCACAACACCAACAAGGAGCAAAGCGTCACCTTCGGCGTTTGAATAcccaccgccaccgccgccgtCTCCTGTGGAGTCACGGAGCCCTAATGCATTTTAA
- a CDS encoding glutamate dehydrogenase (NAD(+)) (transcript_id=CADANIAT00000543), whose product MVSPASSLQSLPDVHVNGNEPNKLPVRSAPKLYGSNDGASSGTGTPIGFQRQPHNKILDSVAGSNVRMPSPQPTHLAIPGSPHRVLSEEDPGYIAAKFEGKEHQMEEVMDQLEKKGFIPPEFIVGETEWFYNQLGIDDTYFQTETVEAIVTQILSLYAAKVAAYARDDKKLEIRLDKEAEDHAVYIDTSKPGFSSVNGPGYEQRIDKKYIDGSTHDHSYRIETFRSPTPVPGDDGQQLRCYFVYKCQFANPNPGPQETNIDIIGEKRFLQKATPNTKAIYQEIISNAVARAGPVIEMFEIEGSREKRLVIAYRQGSAMGLFSALSDLYHYYRLTSSRKYLENFSNGITVISLYLRPLKNAEVAAKFPPIEAAVHQIIKEISLLYCIPQNRFQHHFASGRLSLQETIYAHCAWVFVQQFLNRLGSEYTSLTDLLDSNNSTHAELLAKIKKRLRTETFTSDYIAEIVNKYPDLIHKLYLDFANTHYVQTQGPTEDDFLPTLSYLRLQVDQVLDSRQLKQLVSSTAANEHDEMVMSAFRVFNASILKTNFFTPTKVALSFRLDPHFLPEHEYPQRLYGMFLVISSEFRGFHLRFRDIARGGIRIVKSRNKEAYSINARSLFDENYNLANTQQRKNKDIPEGGAKGVILLDVNHQDKARVAFEKYIDSILDLLLPPASPGIKDPIVDLYGKDEILFMGPDENTAELVDWATEHARNRGAPWWKSFFTGLSPRLGGIPHDTYGMTTLSVRQYVLGIYRKLKIDPSTIRKLQTGGPDGDLGSNEILLANEKYTAIVDGSGVIVDPQGLNREELVRLAKKRATISEFDVSKLSPNGYRVLVDESNVHLPSGELVHNGMVFRNMFHLRKELTYDTFVPCGGRPESIDLSNVGKLIENGKSTIPYIVEGANLFITQDSKLRLEKAGCILFKDASANKGGVTSSSLEVLASLSFDDQGFVQNMCVGDDDSVPEFYREYVKQVQEVIKENATLEFEAIWREHEQTGIPRSVLSDRLSVAITQLDEELQKTELWDNVELRRSVLNDALPKLLLDKIGLDTILQRVPENYLRAIFGSHLASRFVYEYGSSPSQFSFFNFMTKRLAQSKA is encoded by the exons ATGGTGTCTCCCGCATCGTCGCTTCAATCGCTACCAGATGTACATGTCAACGGTAATGAACCAAATAAGCTACCGGTGCGCTCTGCGCCCAAGCTATACGGTAGCAATGATGGCGCTTCATCAGGCACTGGGACCCCAATTGGGTTTCAAAGGCAACCGCACAACAAGATCCTCGACAGCGTAGCTGGCTCGAACGTTCGGATGCCGTCTCCGCAGCCTACTCACCTGGCAATTCCTGGTAGTCCGCATCGAGTCCTTTCCGAGGAGGATCCAGGTTATATAGCTGCCAAGTTTGAGGGCAAAGAACATCAGATGGAGGAAG TTATGGatcagctggaaaagaagggCTTTATTCCCCCAGAATTCATCGTGGGAGAAACAGAGTGGTTCTACAACCAGCTCGGAATCGATGACACCTATTTCCAGACGGAGACCGTGGAGGCAATAGTCACGCAAATTCTTTCCTTATATGCTGCAAAAGTCGCTGCCTACGCCCGTGATGATAAGAAGCTCGAGATTCGCTTAGATAAAGAGGCTGAAGACCATGCCGTCTATATTGACACGAGCAAGCCGGGCTTCTCAAGCGTCAATGGGCCAGGCTACGAGCAGAGAATCGACAAAAAATACATCGACGGCTCGACTCATGACCACAGTTATCGAATTGAGACTTTCCGCTCTCCCACTCCAGTTCCCGGTGATGACGGACAGCAGCTCCGATGCTACTTCGTGTATAAGTGTCAATTCGCAAACCCTAACCCGGGACCACAGGAGACCAATATCGACATTATCGGTGAGAAGAGATTCTTGCAAAAAGCGACGCCTAACACCAAAGCCATTTACCAAGAGATCATCAGCAACGCTGTTGCTCGGGCTGGTCCCGTCATTGAGATGTTTGAGATTGAAGGATCTCGCGAAAAGCGTCTTGTTATCGCCTACCGTCAGGGCTCCGCTATGGGTCTGTTCAGTGCACTTTCCGACCTATATCACTACTACCGCCTGACAAGCTCTCGGAAGTACTTGGAGAACTTCTCCAATGGAATTACTGTCATCTCTCTTTACCTGCGTCCTCTGAAGAACGCAGAGGTTGCTGCCAAGTTCCCCCCAATTGAGGCCGCAGTTCACCAAATCATCAAGGAAATCTCTCTACTATATTGCATCCCTCAGAACAGGTTCCAGCATCATTTTGCGAGCGGACGTCTCAGCTTACAGGAGACCATTTACGCTCATTGCGCATGGGTGTTTGTCCAGCAATTCTTGAATCGTCTTGGCTCTGAATACACTTCTTTAACCGATCTATTGGACTCGAACAACAGCACACACGCAGAGCTGTTggcgaagatcaagaagaggCTGCGTACCGAGACATTCACTTCTGATTATATAGCAGAGATTGTCAACAAGTACCCTGATCTCATCCACAAGCTTTACCTTGACTTTGCAAACACTCATTACGTGCAGACCCAAGGTCCGACCGAGGATGATTTCCTTCCGACGCTGAGTTATCTACGTCTCCAGGTTGACCAGGTGCTCGATAGTCGGCAGTTGAAGCAATTGGTCTCGAGCACAGCGGCCAATGAACATGACGAAATGGTCATGAGTGCCTTCCGCGTGTTCAATGCCTCCATCCTCAAAACTAACTTTTTCACACCGACCAAGGTGGCTCTCAGCTTCCGACTCGATCCACATTTCCTTCCGGAACACGAGTATCCTCAGCGACTGTATGGAATGTTCTTGGTCATCAGCTCCGAATTCCGGGGGTTCCATCTGCGCTTCCGAGACATTGCCCGAGGTGGCATCCGTATTGTGAAGAGCCGAAACAAGGAAGCGTATAGCATTAATGCTCGATCACTGTTCGATGAGAATTACAATCTCGCCAATACACAGCagcgcaagaacaaggatATTCCGGAAGGTGGAGCAAAGGGAGTCATCCTTCTCGACGTGAATCACCAAGACAAAGCTCGTGTTGCTTTCGAGAAATATATCGACAGTATCTTAGATCTTTTGTTACCACCAGCCAGCCCCGGCATTAAGGATCCTATCGTCGATCTATACGGCAAGGACGAGATCCTCTTTATGGGCCCTGACGAGAACACGGCAGAGTTAGTTGATTGGGCCACAGAGCACGCTCGCAACCGCGGTGCCCCTTGGTGGAAGTCTTTCTTCACCGGCTTGAGCCCTCGTCTTGGTGGAATTCCTCATGACACATATGGAATGACTACTCTATCTGTTCGCCAATATGTCCTTGGAATCTATCGCAAACTGAAAATTGACCCCTCCACAATCCGAAAGCTGCAAACTGGTGGACCTGACGGTGACCTTGGCTCGAAtgagatcctcctcgccaacgAGAAGTATACTGCAATTGTTGACGGATCCGGTGTCATCGTGGATCCGCAAGGCCTGAACCGTGAAGAACTTGTGCGGCTCGCGAAGAAGCGGGCGACAATTTCCGAGTTTGATGTGTCAAAGCTTTCACCTAATGGTTATCGTGTGTTGGTGGATGAGAGCAATGTCCACCTTCCAAGCGGAGAGCTGGTTCATAACGGAATGGTATTCCGCAACATGTTCCATCTGCGCAAGGAACTAACATACGACACTTTTGTTCCCTGCGGCGGGCGCCCCGAGTCAATTGATCTTTCAAATGTTGGCAAGCTTATTGAGAACGGCAAATCCACCATTCCGTACATCGTCGAGGGTGCCAATTTGTTCATTACGCAAGACAGCAAGCTCCGACTTGAGAAAGCTGGATGTATTCTTTTCAAAGATGCCTCCGCCAATAAGGGTGGCGttacctcttcctcattggAAGTCTTGGCCTCACTATCTTTTGACGACCAAGGTTTTGTGCAGAACATGTgcgttggagatgatgacaGCGTTCCTGAATTCTATAGGGAATATGTTAAGCAAGTACAAGAGGTCATCAAAGAGAACGCCACCTTGGAGTTCGAAGCAATATGGCGCGAGCATGAGCAGACCGGAATCCCTCGCAGCGTCCTCAGTGATAGGCTCAGTGTTGCCATCACTCAGCTTGATGAAGAGCTGCAAAAGACGGAGTTGTGGGATAATGTTGAGCTCCGCAGGTCTGTCCTCAATGACGCTCTGCccaagctgcttctggacAAGATAGGTCTCGACACGATTCTCCAGCGG GTTCCTGAGAACTACCTGCGGGCCATCTTTGGCAGCCACCTTGCGAGCCGCTTCGTGTACGAATACGGCAGCAGCCCCAGCCaattctctttcttcaactt CATGACCAAAAGACTTGCACAGTCCAAAGCATAA